The proteins below come from a single Verrucomicrobiota bacterium genomic window:
- a CDS encoding addiction module protein gives MPMTLDQIVAEASHLPREQVAEVVDRLTTALYADRDSVIEDSWKQEARRRLAELESGSVEANPGDVVSDNIRKIVGRRTSFLRAGIFL, from the coding sequence ATGCCGATGACATTGGATCAGATCGTGGCAGAAGCGAGCCACTTGCCGCGCGAGCAGGTGGCGGAAGTGGTGGACCGTCTCACCACCGCGTTGTATGCTGACCGTGATTCGGTGATCGAAGACTCTTGGAAACAAGAGGCCCGCCGCCGGCTTGCGGAACTGGAAAGTGGTAGCGTGGAGGCTAATCCCGGTGACGTTGTCAGCGATAATATTCGCAAAATTGTCGGGCGGAGAACGTCATTTCTTCGCGCCGGGATTTTTTTGTAA